Proteins from a single region of Chitinispirillales bacterium:
- a CDS encoding tetratricopeptide repeat protein translates to MDKKMSENVLNFINRKQSSIVFAAVLAAIVILVVLSFNYLSKQKHIEGQKAFAEAVMSVSNGNDDAFEKLKAVADEYKGTSYSCYSLALAGKTLLDKKEYREAAIVFDEALKAKQTTPFFVVQLYDSKATALEYDGALDDALAAYKKALSVPNNYFRRNEILLKSALLNLRMNQNNEAIKLFKEIIADTGAEEKHLRIAKNELEALEALNQ, encoded by the coding sequence TTGGATAAGAAGATGAGCGAAAACGTATTAAATTTCATTAATCGGAAGCAGAGTTCTATAGTATTTGCCGCTGTTTTGGCGGCAATCGTCATATTAGTTGTGTTGTCTTTTAATTATTTAAGTAAGCAAAAACATATTGAGGGACAAAAGGCGTTCGCCGAAGCCGTGATGTCGGTTTCCAACGGAAACGACGACGCTTTTGAGAAACTGAAAGCCGTTGCCGACGAATACAAAGGAACTTCATATTCCTGCTATTCGCTCGCACTTGCGGGAAAGACGCTTTTGGACAAGAAAGAATACAGAGAAGCGGCGATAGTTTTCGACGAAGCGTTAAAGGCAAAACAAACGACCCCTTTCTTTGTCGTACAACTCTATGATTCCAAAGCGACCGCATTAGAGTATGACGGCGCGTTGGACGATGCGTTAGCGGCATATAAAAAAGCCCTTTCCGTTCCGAATAACTATTTTAGAAGAAACGAGATTCTTTTGAAATCTGCGCTCCTCAACCTCAGAATGAATCAAAATAACGAAGCGATAAAATTGTTCAAAGAAATAATCGCCGATACCGGCGCAGAAGAAAAGCATTTACGAATCGCAAAAAACGAACTTGAAGCGCTTGAGGCGTTAAACCAATAG